Proteins from one Planctomyces sp. SH-PL62 genomic window:
- a CDS encoding DUF1080 domain-containing protein, whose translation MPFTLLVLGLLGFVGQEPALSLFDGRSLEGWVAEGASDYKVDGERRPVWSAEDGLLVCRGKGFGFLRYQDREFADFVFHVEFRMAPGCNSGVGFRTRAFDPAASGPTRPSNYSYEIQLIDDAGKPATTHSTGSLYRYLAPKENAIKPAGEWNTLEVTCEGPRVRVVLNDKLIQDVDQSQVEPLRGKPLRGYVCLQNHGGNIAFRSIEVRELKGVSESK comes from the coding sequence ATGCCGTTCACGCTCCTCGTCCTGGGACTCCTCGGATTCGTCGGCCAAGAACCGGCGCTCTCACTCTTCGACGGACGGAGTCTGGAGGGGTGGGTCGCCGAAGGGGCGTCCGACTACAAGGTTGATGGGGAGAGACGCCCGGTCTGGTCGGCCGAGGACGGGTTGCTCGTCTGCCGGGGCAAGGGGTTCGGCTTCCTCCGCTATCAGGATCGCGAATTCGCCGACTTCGTCTTCCACGTCGAGTTCCGCATGGCGCCCGGCTGCAACAGCGGCGTGGGCTTCCGCACCCGGGCGTTCGACCCCGCCGCCTCCGGCCCGACGCGGCCCTCGAACTACTCGTATGAGATCCAGTTGATCGACGATGCGGGCAAGCCCGCGACCACCCACAGCACCGGCTCGCTGTATCGCTATCTCGCCCCCAAGGAGAACGCCATCAAGCCGGCGGGCGAGTGGAACACGCTCGAAGTGACCTGTGAGGGTCCCCGGGTCCGCGTGGTCCTCAACGACAAGCTGATCCAGGACGTCGATCAGAGCCAGGTCGAGCCGCTGCGCGGCAAGCCGCTCCGGGGCTACGTCTGCCTCCAGAACCACGGCGGAAACATCGCCTTCCGGTCGATCGAGGTGCGCGAGCTGAAGGGCGTCTCGGAATCCAAGTGA
- a CDS encoding NAD(P)/FAD-dependent oxidoreductase: MESPQSPTTRAGAVPHRWTRVEEPGTEAVIEAHETVIAGGGPAGLTGAYELARNGRGCVVLEADPRLVGGISRTDEYKGYRFDIGGHRFFSKSQEVNDLWREILGDQFIKRPRLSRIYYDRKFFHYPLKPVDALCKLGVTRSARILLSYLKARLRPIRPERSFEDWVVNRFGRVLFETFFKSYTEKVWGMPTNAISADWAAQRIKGLSLVRAVFGALRGGLGSRDGEVIKTLIEEFHYPRLGPGQMWESARDRIRTLGGSVDMDRRVVQIDHDGSSVTAVVARDAAGRSYRYTGRHFLSTLPVRELIRAMNPAAPEEVRKAAESLGYRDFLSVVLIVDRAETFPDTWIYVHEPDVRVGRIQNFKNWSPDLVPDPTKSSLGLEYFCFEGDELWTMSDADLLELGRREIDAMGLVPANEVIDGCVVRMPKAYPVYDDEYRKHLEVIRGWLSSLDNLELAGRNGMHKYNNQDHSMMTALLAARNILGQGRYDTWKVNTDAEYHEDGPSDDVQTPGVGRAVPRRVASS; the protein is encoded by the coding sequence ATGGAGTCGCCACAGTCGCCGACGACGCGCGCGGGGGCCGTCCCCCATCGCTGGACGCGCGTCGAGGAGCCCGGCACCGAGGCGGTGATCGAAGCCCACGAGACCGTGATCGCCGGCGGCGGCCCCGCCGGCCTGACCGGCGCCTACGAACTCGCCAGGAACGGCCGCGGTTGCGTGGTCCTGGAAGCCGACCCCCGGCTCGTCGGCGGCATCAGCCGGACCGACGAGTACAAGGGGTATCGCTTCGACATCGGCGGCCACCGCTTCTTCTCCAAGAGCCAGGAGGTCAACGACCTCTGGCGCGAGATCCTCGGCGACCAGTTCATCAAGCGGCCCCGCCTCAGCCGCATCTACTACGACCGCAAGTTCTTCCATTATCCGCTCAAGCCGGTCGACGCCCTGTGCAAGCTGGGCGTGACGCGATCGGCCCGGATCCTCCTCAGCTATCTCAAGGCTCGCCTGCGGCCGATCCGCCCCGAGCGGAGCTTCGAGGACTGGGTCGTCAACCGGTTCGGCCGGGTCCTCTTCGAGACCTTCTTCAAGTCCTACACCGAGAAGGTCTGGGGGATGCCGACGAACGCCATCTCCGCCGACTGGGCCGCCCAGCGGATCAAGGGCCTCAGCCTCGTACGCGCGGTCTTCGGGGCGCTCCGGGGGGGGCTCGGCTCGCGCGACGGCGAGGTCATCAAGACCCTCATCGAGGAATTCCACTACCCCCGGCTCGGCCCCGGCCAGATGTGGGAATCGGCGCGGGACCGGATTCGAACGCTGGGCGGATCGGTCGACATGGACCGCCGCGTCGTCCAGATCGACCACGACGGCTCGTCGGTGACGGCGGTGGTCGCGCGGGACGCCGCGGGCAGGTCGTACCGCTACACCGGCCGTCATTTCCTCTCGACGCTCCCCGTCCGCGAGCTGATCCGGGCCATGAACCCGGCCGCCCCGGAGGAGGTCCGCAAGGCCGCCGAGTCGCTGGGTTATCGCGACTTCCTCTCGGTCGTCCTGATCGTCGACCGCGCCGAGACGTTCCCCGATACGTGGATCTACGTCCACGAGCCGGACGTCCGCGTGGGGCGGATCCAGAACTTCAAGAACTGGTCGCCCGACCTCGTGCCCGACCCGACCAAGTCCAGCCTCGGCCTGGAGTATTTCTGCTTCGAGGGGGACGAGCTCTGGACCATGTCCGACGCCGACCTGCTCGAGCTGGGCCGTCGCGAGATCGACGCGATGGGGCTGGTGCCGGCGAACGAGGTGATCGACGGCTGCGTCGTCCGCATGCCCAAGGCCTACCCGGTCTACGACGATGAGTACCGCAAGCACCTGGAAGTCATCCGCGGCTGGCTGTCGAGCCTCGACAACCTGGAACTCGCCGGTCGGAACGGGATGCACAAATACAACAATCAGGACCACTCGATGATGACCGCTCTCCTCGCGGCGCGGAACATCCTCGGCCAGGGCCGGTACGACACCTGGAAGGTCAACACCGACGCCGAGTACCACGAGGACGGCCCCTCGGACGACGTCCAGACGCCGGGCGTCGGCCGCGCCGTGCCTCGTCGCGTCGCGTCGAGCTGA